A section of the Peptoanaerobacter stomatis genome encodes:
- the xdh gene encoding selenium-dependent xanthine dehydrogenase, whose translation MPETYSFTVNGNVIETDKDKSLLRFLRDDMKLKSVKDGCSQGACGTCTIIVDGKATRACILTTKRAVGKNIITVEGLSDREKEAFVYAFGAKGAVQCGFCIPGMVISGKALIDTNPDPNEDEIKEALKNNICRCTGYKKIIEGIQLVAKILRGESSIDEELEKGHKYGVGDNAFRIDVREKVLGYGEYVDDVEIDDMLHVSAVRTKYPRAKIIDIDFSEALKLDGVVAVLTAEDVPNNKVGHIQQDWDVMIAKGDITRCMGDAICLVVAESEEILKKAKPLVKIEYEVLEPVRNIDEAMKEDAPKLHPNGNLCQSRHVTRGNAKEAIANSKYVVTRTYDTPFTEHAFLEPECAIAFPYKDGVKIYSSDQSVFDTRKEVSIMLGWDKERIVVENKLVGGGFGGKEDMSVQHIAALCAVKLQRTVKAKFTRDESLAFHPKRHAMHGTFTLACDENGIFTGLDCDIYFDTGAYASLCGPVLERACTHSVGPYCYQNTDIRGYGYYTNNPPAGAFRGFGVCQSEFALESNINILAEMVGISPWEIRYRNAIEPGKVLPNGQIADCSTALKETLDAVKDVYEKNYPNAGIACAMKNAGVGVGLPDTGRAKLIVNDGIIEIYCGGSEIGQGCATIFIQMAAETLNMPKSKFKNMGCNSEIAPDSGTTSGSRQTLISGEAVRRVSSLLKNDLDKVDGDLSKLDGKEYYDEYFEPTDKLGADVPNPKSHVAYGYATHVVILDDDGKVKEVYAAHDSGKVVNPISIQGQIEGGVLMSLGYALTEDFKLQDCVPKSKFGTLGLMKSIDIPKINAIYVEKDELLGVAYGSKGIGEIATIPTAPAVQGAYYARDHKLRPKLPMEDTFYTNKKKK comes from the coding sequence ATGCCTGAAACTTATAGTTTTACGGTCAATGGTAATGTGATTGAGACTGATAAAGACAAGTCGCTTTTAAGGTTTCTTAGAGATGATATGAAGCTTAAATCAGTAAAAGACGGATGTAGTCAAGGTGCTTGCGGAACTTGTACAATAATAGTAGATGGCAAAGCTACAAGAGCCTGTATATTGACAACTAAACGAGCGGTAGGAAAAAATATTATAACAGTTGAAGGTCTTAGTGACAGAGAAAAAGAAGCGTTTGTATATGCTTTTGGTGCAAAGGGAGCTGTACAATGCGGATTTTGTATACCTGGAATGGTTATATCAGGAAAAGCCTTGATTGATACCAATCCGGATCCTAATGAAGATGAAATAAAAGAGGCGTTAAAAAATAATATATGCAGATGTACAGGTTATAAAAAGATAATCGAAGGAATACAATTAGTTGCAAAAATCCTAAGAGGGGAAAGCAGTATAGATGAAGAACTTGAAAAAGGCCATAAATATGGTGTAGGAGATAATGCTTTCAGAATTGATGTGCGTGAAAAAGTTCTTGGATATGGAGAATATGTAGATGATGTTGAAATAGATGATATGTTACACGTTTCAGCCGTAAGAACAAAATATCCGAGAGCTAAGATTATAGATATAGATTTTTCTGAGGCACTCAAATTAGATGGAGTAGTAGCAGTATTAACAGCAGAAGATGTACCGAATAATAAAGTTGGACATATACAGCAAGATTGGGATGTAATGATTGCAAAAGGTGATATTACGAGATGCATGGGAGATGCCATATGTTTGGTTGTTGCAGAAAGTGAAGAAATACTTAAAAAAGCAAAACCTCTTGTAAAAATTGAATATGAAGTTTTAGAACCTGTAAGAAATATAGATGAAGCTATGAAGGAAGATGCACCTAAGTTACATCCTAACGGCAATTTGTGTCAAAGCAGACACGTTACTAGAGGTAACGCTAAAGAAGCTATTGCAAACTCTAAATATGTAGTTACTCGTACTTATGATACACCTTTTACGGAACATGCGTTTTTAGAACCGGAATGTGCTATAGCTTTTCCTTACAAAGATGGTGTAAAGATATACAGCTCAGATCAAAGTGTTTTTGATACGAGAAAAGAAGTATCTATAATGTTAGGTTGGGATAAAGAAAGAATAGTTGTAGAAAATAAACTTGTAGGTGGTGGATTTGGCGGAAAAGAAGATATGTCAGTTCAGCATATAGCTGCTCTTTGTGCAGTGAAATTACAAAGAACTGTAAAAGCCAAGTTTACGAGAGATGAATCATTGGCATTTCATCCGAAACGTCATGCAATGCATGGAACATTTACCCTTGCTTGTGACGAAAACGGTATATTTACAGGCCTTGATTGTGATATATATTTTGATACAGGTGCATATGCTTCATTATGTGGGCCTGTATTGGAACGTGCCTGCACGCATTCAGTAGGTCCATATTGTTATCAAAATACGGATATAAGAGGATACGGTTATTATACAAATAATCCCCCTGCCGGAGCTTTTAGAGGTTTTGGTGTATGCCAAAGTGAGTTTGCATTGGAGTCAAATATAAATATACTCGCAGAAATGGTAGGAATATCTCCATGGGAGATAAGATATAGAAATGCTATAGAGCCTGGAAAAGTACTTCCTAACGGACAGATAGCAGATTGTTCAACAGCACTTAAAGAAACACTTGATGCGGTAAAAGATGTGTATGAAAAGAATTATCCGAATGCAGGTATAGCTTGTGCTATGAAAAATGCAGGTGTTGGAGTTGGACTTCCTGACACAGGACGTGCAAAATTAATAGTAAATGACGGAATTATTGAAATTTATTGCGGAGGTTCTGAGATAGGGCAAGGTTGTGCTACGATTTTTATACAAATGGCTGCAGAAACTTTAAATATGCCTAAGTCAAAATTTAAAAATATGGGTTGTAATTCTGAGATTGCACCTGATTCAGGAACTACATCAGGTTCAAGACAAACACTTATAAGTGGAGAAGCTGTAAGACGTGTATCATCATTACTTAAAAATGATCTCGATAAGGTAGACGGAGATTTAAGCAAACTCGATGGAAAAGAATATTATGATGAGTATTTTGAGCCTACAGATAAATTAGGTGCAGATGTACCTAATCCGAAATCACACGTTGCTTACGGTTATGCGACTCATGTTGTTATATTGGACGATGATGGCAAGGTAAAAGAAGTTTATGCTGCACATGATTCAGGGAAAGTTGTAAATCCTATATCTATACAAGGACAAATTGAAGGTGGAGTGCTTATGTCGCTTGGATATGCACTTACGGAAGATTTTAAACTTCAAGATTGTGTTCCTAAATCAAAATTTGGTACATTAGGTCTTATGAAATCAATAGATATACCGAAAATAAATGCTATATATGTAGAAAAAGACGAATTGCTCGGAGTTGCATATGGTTCAAAGGGAATAGGAGAAATAGCCACAATACCTACTGCACCGGCAGTTCAAGGAGCATATTATGCGAGAGATCATAAGTTAAGACCAAAACTACCTATGGAAGACACATTCTATACAAATAAAAAGAAAAAGTAA
- the nrdD gene encoding anaerobic ribonucleoside-triphosphate reductase — MQIKVIKRNGKEVDFDKQRIVRAIEKAMKYGSGIYSYQIAVDVAKEIYSECVNENITKISIFTIEDKVFNKLIAHGQNTTAQVYEAYKAVRKYQRENNTTDENIMTLIDRTNEQVINENSNKDAILNSTQRDLLAGEISKDIAMRKLIPAHLVQAHKNASIHIHDMDYILQPMTNCCLINIGDMFENGTVINKKQIKKPRSFQVACTVLTQIIAQVASNQYGGQSVDLKHLAQFLPISYKKYYNSIIDDVKDEETAKKIASKLTKKELQSGIQTIQYQVNTLLTTNGQAPFVTMFMDIKEGMPYEDEMAMIIEEVLNQRIEGIENAVGVKITPSFPKLVYVLNESTTKGGKYYYLTKLAAKCTAKRMYPDYISEKKMSEIYEGNTFSPMGCRSFLPAYKDENGEYKFEGRLNIGVQTLNLPQVAILANKDKNLFYNILEERLNLIKEMGLLRYNLLKNQPSDVSPIHWQYGAIARLEQGEKIGKLFLDGYATISVGYIGLHEAVYAMLDDSITTDEGHQFALDILNFMKSRADKWKLETRLAFTLYGTPSESTAGRLCEIDAENFGIIEGVTDKGYYTNSYHVTPSEEIDAFNKLKLESDFQKISTGGCISYIEIPNMTNNIEAIESVIDFMYNNITYAEFNTKSDYCQVCGYDGEIIVNDDLEWECPQCHNKDMQKMNVVRRTCGYLGENYWSKGRTKDIKDRVMHL, encoded by the coding sequence ATGCAAATTAAAGTTATAAAAAGAAATGGGAAAGAAGTAGATTTCGATAAACAAAGAATAGTCAGAGCTATTGAAAAAGCTATGAAATATGGTAGCGGTATCTACTCATATCAAATTGCTGTAGATGTCGCAAAAGAAATATATAGTGAATGTGTAAACGAGAATATAACGAAAATTTCTATATTTACAATAGAAGACAAAGTTTTCAACAAACTTATAGCTCACGGTCAAAATACAACAGCACAGGTATATGAAGCTTATAAGGCTGTAAGAAAATATCAAAGAGAAAATAATACTACAGATGAAAATATAATGACTCTTATAGATAGAACAAATGAGCAAGTAATAAATGAAAATTCCAATAAAGATGCTATCCTCAACTCTACTCAAAGGGATTTGTTGGCAGGTGAGATATCAAAAGATATTGCAATGAGAAAATTAATCCCTGCTCATCTTGTACAAGCTCATAAAAACGCAAGCATTCATATACATGACATGGATTATATCCTTCAGCCAATGACAAATTGTTGCCTTATAAACATAGGTGATATGTTTGAAAACGGAACTGTTATAAATAAAAAACAAATCAAAAAGCCACGCTCTTTTCAGGTAGCTTGTACAGTTTTGACACAGATAATCGCACAGGTTGCAAGTAATCAGTATGGTGGTCAATCAGTAGATTTAAAGCATTTAGCCCAATTTTTACCTATTTCATACAAAAAATACTACAACAGCATAATAGATGATGTAAAAGATGAAGAAACTGCAAAAAAAATAGCTTCCAAACTCACAAAAAAAGAACTTCAATCAGGAATCCAAACTATACAATATCAGGTAAATACACTACTTACTACAAACGGTCAAGCCCCTTTTGTAACCATGTTTATGGATATAAAGGAAGGTATGCCGTATGAAGACGAAATGGCAATGATAATAGAAGAAGTTTTGAATCAAAGGATAGAAGGAATCGAAAATGCAGTCGGAGTAAAAATAACTCCATCTTTTCCAAAGCTTGTATACGTTCTGAATGAAAGCACAACAAAAGGCGGAAAATACTATTATCTTACTAAATTAGCTGCAAAATGTACAGCTAAAAGAATGTATCCTGACTATATAAGCGAGAAAAAAATGTCGGAGATATATGAAGGCAATACATTTTCTCCTATGGGTTGTAGAAGTTTTTTACCTGCTTACAAAGATGAAAATGGCGAATATAAATTTGAAGGTAGGTTGAACATAGGAGTGCAGACACTTAACTTACCACAAGTAGCTATACTTGCAAACAAAGATAAAAACCTATTTTACAACATACTCGAAGAAAGACTTAATTTAATAAAAGAAATGGGACTTCTAAGATATAATCTGCTTAAAAATCAACCGTCAGATGTATCACCTATACATTGGCAATATGGTGCAATAGCAAGATTAGAGCAAGGCGAAAAAATAGGAAAATTATTTTTAGACGGTTATGCTACAATATCTGTCGGATATATAGGTTTACATGAAGCTGTATATGCTATGTTAGACGATTCTATAACAACAGATGAAGGACATCAATTTGCACTTGATATACTTAATTTTATGAAGAGTAGAGCAGATAAATGGAAATTGGAAACAAGATTGGCATTTACATTATATGGTACACCAAGCGAATCAACTGCCGGTAGACTTTGTGAAATAGATGCAGAAAACTTCGGAATAATAGAAGGCGTTACAGATAAAGGTTATTACACTAATTCATATCACGTAACACCATCAGAAGAGATAGATGCATTTAATAAGCTAAAACTTGAATCCGATTTTCAAAAAATATCAACAGGTGGCTGCATATCATATATAGAAATACCTAATATGACAAACAATATAGAAGCTATAGAATCTGTAATAGATTTTATGTACAACAATATAACTTATGCAGAATTTAACACGAAGTCTGACTACTGTCAAGTATGCGGCTATGATGGTGAAATTATAGTAAATGATGATTTAGAATGGGAATGCCCACAGTGTCACAATAAAGATATGCAAAAAATGAATGTAGT